Proteins from a genomic interval of Papaver somniferum cultivar HN1 chromosome 4, ASM357369v1, whole genome shotgun sequence:
- the LOC113276579 gene encoding protein trichome birefringence-like 2 produces MEFMKLPFPEQFSHWFSLKTKVFSRFSIGAGSSILILSLIFLYCPSSLFQPMFQGFRTSNNLNRGNSSSLLFSSTSSNSSNNRNFSDFDLGKLGKAHDRIQGNVSEGSKNSSFLSSTGGRGDNSHEGNVSEGSKNATFLSSIGEEQRTHEGNFTEQKTNESLVNEGDDNSTSSSSINDEGKKKCDIYNGKWVRDEKVPYYPVGSCPYIERSFNCHINGRRNDDYLKWRWQPDECDIPRLNVTDFLERLRGKRITFVGDSLNRNMWESLVCILRHGITNKSRVHEILGRTSYRGHELYDFRFEDYNCSVQYVSAPFLVKETYTKHPKLRLDVMDLTTSKFREADVIVFNTGHWWNHEKTSKGENYYQEGPHVYQKLEVLEAFEKALSTWGKWIDDNIDTNRTQVIFRGYSVAHFKGGQWNSGGHCHKETKPTFNASNLAQYVKKMEIEESVLQQMKTPVTYMNISRLTDYRKDGHPSVYGKNYKTDQERAAAVQDCSHWCLPGVPDTWNELLYASLLKIGT; encoded by the exons ATGGAGTTTATGAAACTTCCATTTCCGGAGCAATTCTCTCACTGGTTTTCATTGAAAACGAAGGTATTTTCAAGGTTTAGTATAGGAGCAGGATCTTCAATACTTATTCTAAGTTTGATATTTTTGTACTGCCCATCATCTTTATTCCAACCCATGTTTCAGGGGTTTCGCACTAGCAATAATCTTAATAGgggtaattcttcttctttattgttttcgagtacttcttctaattcatcaaacaatagaaatttttctgattttgattTGGGGAAACTGGGTAAAGCCCATGATCGGATTCAAGGGAATGTTTCAGAGGGATCGAAGAATTCCAGCTTTTTGAGTTCTACGGGAGGAAGAGGAGACAATTCCCATGAAGGGAACGTTTCCGAGGGTTCGAAAAATGCAACCTTTTTGAGTTCTATTGGAGAAGAACAAAGAACACATGAAGGGAATTTTACTGAGCAGAAGACAAATGAGAGTTTAGTTAATGAAGGAGATGACAatagtactagttcttcttctattaatGATGAAGGTAAGAAGAAATGTGATATATATAATGGGAAGTGGGTAAGAGATGAAAAGGTACCATATTATCCAGTTGGTTCATGTCCATACATTGAGAGATCTTTTAATTGTCATATAAATGGAAGACGTAACGATGATTATTTGAAATGGAGATGGCAACCAGATGAATGCGATATACCCAG ATTGAATGTTACTGATTTTTTGGAGAGGTTGCGTGGAAAGAGGATCACTTTTGTTGGGGATTCACTAAACCGGAATATGTGGGAGTCATTGGTGTGCATACTTCGGCATGGTATCACAAATAAGAGCAGAGTTCACGAGATATTGGGAAGAACCAGCTACAGAGGACATGAATTATACGATTTTAGATTTGAG GACTACAACTGTTCTGTGCAGTATGTGAGTGCTCCCTTTCTGGTTAAAGAAACATATACAAAACATCCAAAGTTGAGATTAGATGTGATGGATCTAACGACATCAAAATTTCGTGAAGCTGATGTGATAGTCTTTAATACAGGCCACTGGTGGAATCATGAGAAAACATCTAAAGG AGAGAACTACTACCAAGAAGGACCACATGTGTACCAAAAATTAGAGGTACTGGAAGCATTCGAGAAAGCTCTCAGTACTTGGGGCAAATGGATTGACGACAACATTGATACTAACAGAACTCAGGTCATCTTCAGAGGGTATTCAGTTGCCCATTTCAA GGGTGGACAATGGAACTCAGGCGGTCATTGCCATAAAGAAACTAAGCCAACCTTCAATGCATCAAATTTAGCTCAGTACGTTAAGAAGATGGAAATTGAAGAAAGTGTGCTGCAACAAATGAAAACTCCTGTAACATATATGAACATAAGTAGGCTTACAGACTACAGAAAGGATGGTCACCCTTCAGTATACGGAAAAAACTATAAGACTGATCAAGAACGAGCTGCAGCTGTGCAGGACTGCAGCCACTGGTGCTTACCTGGAGTTCCTGACACATGGAATGAATTGTTGTATGCTTCACTCCTAAAAATAGGCACTTAA
- the LOC113276578 gene encoding pentatricopeptide repeat-containing protein At3g46790, chloroplastic-like: MLHLNSIVKRNRNSLLNEFILSFPSSSSCNQFLKIPSFTTNLNTKKLNFCPQEPSLQLSSSTYTHHHYLSLLQTCVNKKLIEPGKQIHGHIILTGLGLHDVKIATKLVCLYSACNYLSDAQLIFDKLPKRNIFLWNVLIRGYAWFGPHELAISLYYQLLDHGIKPDNFTYPFVLKACSSLSALKDGEVIHEDVIQAGWESDVFIGAALVDMYAKCGCVDKARPVFDRIPARDVVTWNSMLAAYSQNGCPEEALSLCREMALTKDFQSTVTVATLVAVISASADIAALLQGKEIHGFSWRRGFETQDKVITTLVDMYAKSGSLKVAGRLFQQLKEKRVVSWNAIITGYAMHGHAKEALALFADMQKEGFPPDHITFVGVLSACSRGGFMDQGWKFFESMLEDYLIKPTVQHYTCMVDLLGHSGRLVEAYDLIMGMQVRADSGVWGSLLNSCKLHGNVELGEQALAKLIALQPDDAGNYVILSNIYAQAGKWDGVAKLRMLMKKKGLRKSIACSWIDVKNKTHGFLVGDVSHPQSDEIYAELKRLGRLMKEIGYVPDTTPVYHDVDDDEKMNMVYGHSERLAIAFGIISTPSGTRLLVTKNLRVCDDCHVVIKFISKISKREIIVRDVNRYHHFENGNCSCGDYW; this comes from the coding sequence ATGCTTCATTTGAATTCAATTGTAAAGAGAAACAGAAACTCCCTCCTCAAcgaattcattctatctttcccgtcttcttcttcttgcaaTCAGTTCCTCAAAATCCCATCTTTTACAACAAATTTAAACACTAAAAAACTCAACTTTTGTCCTCAAGAACCCTCACTGCAATTATCATCGTCAACTTATACCCACCACCATTACTTGTCTCTTCTTCAAACTTGTGTTAACAAGAAATTGATTGAACCAGGAAAACAAATACATGGTCACATTATTCTTACTGGTTTAGGTCTACATGATGTCAAAATAGCAACCAAATTAGTTTGTTTATACTCTGCTTGTAACTACTTATCCGATGCCCAATTGATATTTGATAAATTACCTAAACGAAATATCTTTCTTTGGAATGTTCTTATTCGTGGGTACGCTTGGTTCGGACCTCACGAGCTCGCTATCTCGCTGTATTATCAATTGCTTGATCATGGTATCAAACCTGATAATTTCACTTACCCTTTTGTTCTTAAAGCTTGTTCTTCACTCTCTGCACTGAAAGATGGTGAAGTCATTCATGAAGATGTGATTCAGGCAGGGTGGGAATCTGATGTTTTCATCGGTGCGGCTCTTGTCGATATGTATGCCAAATGCGGATGTGTTGATAAGGCACGTCCGGTTTTCGATAGAATTCCTGCAAGAGATGTAGTCACTTGGAATTCGATGCTGGCTGCTTATTCACAAAATGGGTGTCCAGAGGAAGCACTTTCTTTGTGTCGTGAGATGGCTTTGACCAAGGACTTTCAGTCGACTGTAACTGTTGCCACACTTGTCGCTGTGATCTCAGCTTCAGCTGATATTGCAGCCCTTCTACAAGGAAAGGAAATTCATGGATTTAGTTGGAGGCGAGGATTTGAGACCCAAGATAAAGTGATTACTACTTTAGTTGATATGTATGCGAAAAGTGGTTCCTTAAAGGTTGCTGGAAGATTGTTCCAGCAACTTAAAGAGAAAAGAGTTGTTTCTTGGAATGCAATTATTACTGGATATGCAATGCATGGCCATGCTAAGGAAGCACTGGCGCTGTTTGCAGATATGCAGAAAGAGGGATTTCCACCTGATCACATAACATTCGTGGGCGTTCTTTCGGCTTGTAGCCGCGGAGGTTTCATGGATCAAGGGTGGAAGTTTTTCGAGTCTATGTTGGAAGATTACTTGATCAAACCAACAGTTCAGCACTATACTTGTATGGTTGATCTTCTTGGCCATTCTGGTCGGTTGGTTGAAGCCTATGATCTAATCATGGGAATGCAAGTTAGAGCAGATTCTGGCGTCTGGGGTTCTTTGTTAAATTCATGCAAACTCCATGGAAACGTGGAGTTGGGTGAACAAGCATTAGCGAAACTAATTGCATTGCAACCTGATGATGCAGGAAATTATGTCATTCTATCGAATATATATGCCCAAGCTGGTAAATGGGACGGAGTTGCTAAACTGAGGATGTTGATGAAGAAAAAAGGACTTAGGAAGAGCATTGCTTGTAGTTGGATTGATGTGAAGAATAAAACCCATGGATTTCTCGTCGGAGATGTTTCTCATCCTCAATCAGATGAAATTTATGCGGAATTGAAGAGGTTGGGTCGCTTAATGAAAGAAATTGGTTATGTACCTGACACTACTCCAGTTTACCATGACGTGGATGATGATGAGAAGATGAACATGGTTTATGGTCATAGCGAGAGGCTTGCAATTGCATTTGGAATTATTAGTACACCCTCAGGGACTAGGCTACTAGTGACCAAGAATCTGAGAGTATGTGATGATTGTCATGTAGTTATCAAATTCATCTCCAAAATCTCCAAACGGGAAATCATAGTTAGAGATGTAAATCGTTACCATCATTTTGAAAATGGTAATTGTTCTTGTGGTGATTACTGGTGA
- the LOC113276577 gene encoding cysteine-rich receptor-like protein kinase 2, which translates to MESSSSICLLILLVLALLQIDTTIGAPRAQLIEMPCGKDREANTSIFTVNFVTTMEAISDQMRTTGYGEAVTGEEPNANFGLSQCYGDLTLVDCALCYAQMRSLLPQCYPYNGGSIYLDGCFMRVANYSFYDEYKSPRDKAICNSNGTRKSTKFQESARRAVTDAAARAPGNGGYAKSQVLVPGKGNESAYVLANCWKKLSQSSCRACLDTAVSSIIGCLPLSEGRALNTGCFMRYSDTSFLNEEPQSPGMSKGKIIVIVVVVLSAAILLAIGAAIGIYARKQKIIEKKRKGSTDDAVKMAKLLHDSSLNFKFSVLQKATGSFDEANRLGQGGFGTVYKGVLADGREIAVKRLFVNNKHRAADFYNEVNIISSVDHKNLVRLLGCSCSGPESLLVYEYLPNKSLDHFLFDNNKAQALLWEKRLEIVIGTAEGLVYLHENTSNRIIHRDIKASNILLDSKLRAKIADFGLARSFEEDKTHISTAIAGTLGYMAPEYLAHGQLTEKADVYSFGVLLLEIVTGRQNNRSKHVDFSDSLITAGWKNFQMGTAETLFDPNLMFHHYNDESDLKKGALRVIHVALLCTQEIPSLRPFMSKVLEMLLNKEYNLPAPTNPPFIDENTMELNDNSSASNPFHAISCPSVASVSHSSFYPR; encoded by the exons ATGGAGTCATCTTCGAGTATCTGTTTGCTGATACTTCTGGTCTTAGCTCTACTACAAATCGATACAACAATAGGTGCACCAAGAGCTCAACTAATTGAGATGCCTTGTGGGAAAGACAGAGAAGCAAACACAAGTATTTTTACCGTCAACTTCGTCACCACCATGGAAGCCATCAGTGATCAGATGAGAACTACTGGTTATGGAGAAGCAGTTACGGGTGAAGAGCCTAATGCAAATTTTGGCCTTTCCCAATGCTATGGAGACCTCACCTTAGTTGATTGTGCACTTTGCTATGCTCAGATGCGTAGTTTGCTTCCACAATGTTATCCCTACAACGGTGGGAGTATCTACCTTGATGGTTGTTTCATGCGAGTTGCAAATTACAGCTTCTATGACGAATATAAAAGTCCTCGAGACAAGGCAATATGTAACTCGAATGGAACACGAAAAAGCACAAAGTTTCAGGAATCGGCACGTAGAGCTGTTACAGATGCAGCTGCAAGGGCACCAGGAAATGGGGGATATGCAAAATCTCAAGTGCTGGTGCCGGGAAAGGGAAATGAATCGGCCTATGTTCTTGCAAATTGCTGGAAAAAACTGAGTCAGAGTTCTTGCAGAGCATGTTTAGACACTGCTGTATCTTCCATTATTGGATGTTTACCATTGTCGGAGGGGCGGGCATTAAACACTGGTTGCTTCATGAGGTATTCTGACACAAGTTTCCTTAATGAAGAACCACAGAGCCCTGGAATGTCAAAAG GGAAAATTATTGTGATTGTAGTTGTCGTTCTGAGTGCTGCGATTCTTTTAGCAATTGGGGCAGCTATTGGAATTTATGCTAGGAAGCAGAAAattattgaaaagaaaagaaaag GCTCAACTGATGATGCCGTGAAGATGGCGAAGCTCCTTCACGACAGTAGCTTGAACTTTAAGTTCTCTGTCCTGCAGAAGGCCACAGGATCTTTTGATGAAGCAAACAGGCTTGGCCAAGGAGGGTTCGGAACAGTTTACAAG GGAGTGTTggctgatggaagagaaattgcCGTGAAGAGACTTTTCGTTAATAACAAGCACAGAGCTGCAGATTTCTATAATGAAGTTAACATAATTAGCAGTGTGGACCACAAGAATCTGGTTAGGTTGTTGGGTTGTAGTTGTTCCGGCCCCGAAAGCCTTCTTGTCTATGAATATCTCCCAAACAAGAGTCTTGATCATTTCCTCTTCG ATAACAATAAAGCTCAAGCACTGCTGTGGGAGAAGCGATTAGAGATAGTTATTGGGACAGCAGAAGGTTTGGTTTACCTTCACGAAAACACCAGCAATAGAATCATTCACAGAGATATAAAAGCCAGCAACATTTTGTTGGATTCAAAACTCCGAGCTAAAATTGCAGATTTTGGGTTAGCTAGGTCTTTCGAAGAAGATAAAACTCACATCAGCACCGCTATTGCAGGAACCTT AGGATATATGGCGCCCGAGTACCTAGCACATGGGCAATTAACAGAAAAAGCAGATGTGTATAGTTTCGGGGTTCTGTTGCTAGAAATTGTTACCGGAAGACAGAACAATAGGAGCAAACATGTGGACTTCTCAGACAGTCTTATCACAGCA GGGTGGAAAAATTTCCAAATGGGTACAGCAGAAACACTCTTCGACCCGAATTTGATGTTCCATCACTACAACGATGAAAGTGACTTGAAAAAGGGTGCATTGAGGGTTATTCATGTGGCACTTCTTTGTACACAAGAGATACCTTCGTTAAGACCATTTATGTCGAAAGTCCTAGAGATGCTTTTGAACAAGGAATATAACCTCCCTGCACCAACGAATCCCCCCTTTATTGATGAGAACACCATGGAGCTCAATGATAATTCCAGCGCATCTAATCCGTTCCACGCCATTTCTTGCCCTTCAGTTGCTAGTGTGTCTCACAGTTCTTTCTACCCAAGGTAA